The following are from one region of the Streptomyces decoyicus genome:
- the sbnA gene encoding 2,3-diaminopropionate biosynthesis protein SbnA: MPIISAPQEFNEDDLYVDLRSSIGVPLYLKCEGFNFAGSVKQKAALEMVEAAERSGLLASGSILVESSSGNLGVALSTIAASKGYRFVCVTDSRCNLATKQMMEALGAEVHTINEPDPEGGFLGARLAHVQRLCASDKRYVWLNQYLNANNWRAHHRLTAPHIAERFPELDVLFVGAGTTGTLMGCARWFREHRPAVQIVAVDSVGSVTFGGPAQPRMIPGLGAGVRPPLLDESFVDHVVQVREIDTVRACRRLVGRGFLFGGSTGTVVAGASQWLAEHAPDHGGITAVAISPDLGERYLDTVYQSNWVRHMYGPEAIDVDESAIAEPA, encoded by the coding sequence GTGCCGATTATCTCGGCTCCGCAAGAGTTCAATGAGGACGATCTCTACGTAGATCTGCGGTCCTCCATCGGGGTACCCCTCTACCTCAAGTGCGAAGGGTTCAACTTCGCCGGTTCCGTCAAACAGAAGGCCGCCCTGGAAATGGTCGAGGCGGCCGAGCGATCGGGCCTGCTCGCCAGCGGCTCGATCCTCGTGGAATCCTCGTCGGGCAACCTCGGGGTCGCGCTCAGCACGATCGCGGCGAGCAAGGGCTACCGGTTCGTGTGCGTCACGGACAGCCGATGCAACCTGGCCACCAAGCAGATGATGGAAGCGCTCGGCGCCGAGGTGCACACCATCAACGAGCCGGACCCCGAGGGCGGGTTCCTCGGCGCACGGCTCGCGCACGTCCAGCGGCTCTGTGCGAGCGACAAGCGGTACGTCTGGCTCAACCAGTACCTCAACGCCAACAACTGGCGGGCACATCACCGGCTGACCGCTCCGCACATCGCGGAACGGTTCCCCGAGCTCGATGTGCTCTTCGTCGGAGCCGGTACCACCGGAACGCTGATGGGGTGCGCACGCTGGTTCCGCGAGCACCGGCCCGCGGTGCAGATCGTCGCGGTCGACAGCGTCGGCTCGGTCACCTTCGGCGGGCCGGCTCAGCCCCGGATGATCCCCGGCCTCGGGGCCGGGGTGCGCCCGCCGCTGCTGGACGAGTCCTTCGTGGACCACGTGGTCCAGGTCCGGGAGATCGACACCGTACGGGCCTGCCGCCGGCTGGTCGGCCGGGGATTCCTCTTCGGCGGCTCCACCGGGACGGTCGTCGCCGGCGCCTCGCAGTGGCTCGCCGAACACGCCCCCGACCACGGGGGGATCACCGCCGTGGCCATCTCCCCCGACCTGGGCGAGCGCTACCTGGACACGGTCTACCAGTCCAACTGGGTCCGTCACATGTACGGACCCGAGGCGATCGACGTGGACGAGTCCGCGATCGCCGAACCGGCGTGA
- a CDS encoding MbtH family protein → MTNPFENPEGRYLVLVNDEDQYSLWPAFAQVPAGWRVANEEAGHEESLAYISEHWTDMRPRSVVEAMGSTA, encoded by the coding sequence ATGACCAATCCATTCGAGAACCCCGAAGGCCGCTACCTGGTCCTGGTCAACGACGAGGACCAGTACTCCCTGTGGCCGGCCTTCGCACAGGTGCCGGCCGGCTGGCGGGTGGCCAACGAGGAGGCGGGGCACGAAGAGAGCCTCGCCTACATCTCCGAACACTGGACCGACATGCGGCCGCGCAGTGTCGTCGAGGCGATGGGCTCGACGGCATGA